The genome window GACGCCATGCATCAACGCAAGGGCCGATACCGCGAGTCGTTTTTTGTCGGGCTGTGCGCCGGCGCGACCATTCTTCCGCTTGTCGTTCTTGTCGTGCTCGTCGGCGACGTTCTCATCGACTCGTTGGGGCGCCTCTCGCTTGATTTCATCCGCTCCTACCCGTCGCGCAAGCCCGAGGAAGCGGGCATCTGGCCCGCGCTGATCGGATCCCTGTTCCTGATCGCCGTGACGGCCGCCATCGCCATTCCCGTCGGCATCGCGGCCGCGATTTACCTCGAGGAATACGGGCGCAAGAGCCGTGTCGCGAACATCATCGAGGTCAATATTGCGAACCTCGCGGGCGTGCCCTCGATCATCTACGGCTTGCTCGGCCTGGAGATTTTCGTGCGTTTCGCGCACCTGGGCCGAAGCATTCTCGCCGGCGCGCTGACGATGGCGCTTTTGATTCTGCCGGTCATCATTCTTTCCGCGCGCGAGGCGCTCGCTACGGTGCCGAATGCCCTTCGCGAGGGCTGCTTCGCCCTCGGCGCGACGCGCTGGCAGACGATCCGCCGGGTCGTGCTGCCGATGGCCGCTCCGGGGATTCTGACCGGCACCATTCTTTCGGTCGCGCGCGCCATCGGCGAGACCGCGCCGCTCATCACGATCGGCGCGCTGACGTACGTCGGCTTCCTGCCCGACGGCCTGCTGTCGCCGTTCACCGTTTTGCCGATCCAGATTTTCAACTGGCTCTCGCGGCCGCAGGCGGGATTCGTCACGGACGCCGCGGCCGGCATCGTGGTGCTTCTCGTCATCCTTCTCGTTTTGAACGGGTTTGCGATCTACCTGCGCAATCGCTTGCAAAAACGTATATATTAGTCGATCGAGCGTTCGGGCTTTTGCCGCGAGGCCGGGGCGCGACCGCGGAGGATTTGGAGTGTCCGGCAACGGCGAGAAAATCAGAATCAGCGATCTCCACGCGTGGTACGGATCGCACGAGGTGCTGAAGGGCATCAATATCAACGTCGCCTCGCGCGAGGTCACCGCGATCATCGGGCCGTCGGGCTGCGGCAAGTCCACGTTCATCCGGTGC of bacterium contains these proteins:
- the pstA gene encoding phosphate ABC transporter permease PstA; this encodes MHQRKGRYRESFFVGLCAGATILPLVVLVVLVGDVLIDSLGRLSLDFIRSYPSRKPEEAGIWPALIGSLFLIAVTAAIAIPVGIAAAIYLEEYGRKSRVANIIEVNIANLAGVPSIIYGLLGLEIFVRFAHLGRSILAGALTMALLILPVIILSAREALATVPNALREGCFALGATRWQTIRRVVLPMAAPGILTGTILSVARAIGETAPLITIGALTYVGFLPDGLLSPFTVLPIQIFNWLSRPQAGFVTDAAAGIVVLLVILLVLNGFAIYLRNRLQKRIY